One region of Verrucomicrobiia bacterium genomic DNA includes:
- a CDS encoding class II fumarate hydratase: MSVTFRIEKDSMGEMRVPADAYYAAQTARAAENFPISGWRMPRTMIRALGLIKKHAAAANLQLDGLPEDITRAIQAAAQEVIDGKWDHQFVVDIFQTGSGTSTNMNANEVIANRAIELRGGRRGDGSIHANDHVNRGQSSNDVIPTAIHIAALGAISQQLIPALGGLHHALTAKAQEFDDVLKIGRTHLQDATPIRLGQEFSGFAAQVLANMEHVRQVSQNLGNLALGGTAVGTGINSHPEFAQRTIAGIARETGLELREARNHFAAQSSIDAVVQTSGALRALATMLIKIANDLRWLGSGPRCGLGELKLPATQPGSSIMPGKVNPVMCEMMIQVGAQVIGHDATIGFAATFGNFELNTMLPVSAHNLLSSTELLTNATKVFTTRCVAGIEADRERCESNIEQSLAMCTVLVPEIGYDAAAKIAKQAYQSGRTVREVAAEASALDKATLDRLLDPRSQTERG; encoded by the coding sequence GCGCGTGCAGCGGAAAACTTCCCGATCAGCGGCTGGCGCATGCCGCGCACGATGATTCGCGCTCTCGGATTGATCAAGAAGCATGCGGCCGCTGCAAACCTGCAACTGGACGGCCTGCCCGAGGACATCACCCGCGCCATCCAGGCGGCTGCGCAGGAGGTCATCGATGGCAAATGGGATCACCAGTTCGTGGTCGACATTTTTCAGACGGGTTCGGGGACTTCCACAAACATGAACGCCAACGAAGTCATCGCGAATCGCGCAATCGAACTTCGCGGCGGAAGGCGGGGCGACGGTTCGATTCACGCGAACGATCACGTGAATCGAGGACAATCCAGCAACGACGTAATACCCACCGCGATCCACATCGCTGCGCTCGGTGCCATTTCGCAGCAGCTGATCCCTGCACTGGGCGGATTGCACCATGCCTTGACCGCGAAAGCGCAGGAATTCGATGACGTTCTCAAGATCGGCCGAACCCACCTGCAGGACGCCACGCCGATTCGGCTCGGCCAGGAATTCAGCGGATTTGCAGCGCAAGTTCTCGCGAACATGGAGCATGTTCGCCAGGTGTCGCAGAATCTTGGCAACCTCGCGCTTGGCGGCACCGCAGTCGGAACGGGAATCAATTCGCATCCAGAATTCGCACAACGCACAATCGCAGGCATTGCCCGGGAAACCGGCCTTGAACTCCGGGAAGCCCGAAATCATTTCGCGGCGCAATCCAGCATCGATGCTGTGGTGCAAACGAGCGGTGCGCTTCGTGCCCTCGCGACCATGCTCATCAAAATTGCCAACGACCTGCGCTGGCTGGGATCGGGTCCGCGTTGCGGGCTGGGCGAGTTGAAGCTCCCCGCGACGCAGCCGGGATCGTCGATCATGCCGGGCAAGGTGAATCCCGTGATGTGCGAAATGATGATTCAGGTGGGGGCTCAGGTGATTGGGCACGACGCGACGATTGGATTTGCCGCAACGTTCGGGAATTTTGAATTGAACACGATGCTGCCGGTTTCAGCGCACAATCTGTTGTCGTCGACCGAGCTCCTGACAAACGCAACGAAGGTCTTCACGACGCGCTGCGTGGCGGGGATTGAAGCGGATCGCGAACGTTGCGAATCCAACATTGAACAGAGCCTCGCCATGTGCACCGTGCTGGTCCCGGAGATCGGATACGACGCCGCGGCGAAAATTGCCAAGCAGGCATATCAGAGCGGACGCACGGTTCGGGAAGTTGCTGCTGAAGCGAGCGCGCTCGACAAGGCAACGCTTGACCGTTTGTTGGATCCGCGAAGCCAGACAGAACGCGGGTAA
- a CDS encoding DUF4832 domain-containing protein, which produces MNASHSLSRLCRRLAVCACIHALAAHAGTFKHITIDGAFDDWAGVPLAHSQMLSVTNAVDYETIHLANDDDYLYLKFTIREPANPFTPLQNLFVDADQNPATGFSANGLVGSELLVQAGGGYQQKNGGFNEGAIHGLNWAAAPGEPGTEFEARISRHASYASGGAPVFTHPAIAIVLESETAGFVSAEWAPSTAGGLAYTFAAVTNVTFAEGFTTNTYSASNEDIANPERGFYIQAENHASSPSSVPSNLASYRINGRNSPGNTYNAKITLLLRLFYLDTFVNAPISSNYLALIQADFNSIRAQGVKAIVRFAYNQDQTRPFNEPSKARILEHIAQLAPVLKKNSDVIAVVQQGFIAAWGEGYFTDVFYTNGQATAQNWRDRSEVLGALLAAVPVERAVQARTPQMKQKFVHGPTAITGAAGLTALQAFSGSDASRIGFHNDCFLADSTDAGTFADYDVGSGTSGQDVINLRNYTAQDSRYTPVGGETCMLNPPTDDCESAGGNADPDMALFHYSYLHQGYNANVNNKWVQHGCIDDIKRRLGYRIELISGIFRNEAQPGQVMPLTLTLRNIGFAAPYNPRGLELILRNAQGDQKYFAALSRNADPRRWLPGSNHVIHAELALPSDIPTGEYELLLNLPDPAPSLYDSVPYAIRLANSNALSSAGAVLGSVWEPATGYHRLHHTIIINHSATNAAPAGSEVPVLEFSSIAETYERWNARHFPSNPVNGLPEADPDLDGRVNLLEYAVGLNPTVAENTAYLNFSYTNATLILSVFKGPGVKDVQYEVQSSPVLQPPAWSADAVTVLENAPTSLRASYTSPEATGFLRLKLTLQ; this is translated from the coding sequence ATGAACGCATCCCATTCTCTTTCCCGCCTCTGCCGGCGTCTCGCCGTGTGCGCATGCATTCACGCTCTCGCCGCTCACGCGGGGACATTCAAACACATCACCATCGATGGAGCATTCGACGATTGGGCAGGGGTGCCGCTGGCGCACAGCCAGATGCTGAGTGTTACCAATGCGGTCGATTACGAAACCATTCATCTCGCGAACGACGACGATTACCTCTACCTGAAGTTCACCATTCGGGAACCCGCGAATCCGTTCACTCCGTTGCAGAACCTCTTTGTCGATGCCGATCAGAATCCGGCGACGGGATTCAGCGCCAATGGCCTGGTTGGATCCGAGTTGCTCGTTCAAGCGGGCGGAGGGTATCAGCAGAAAAATGGGGGTTTTAACGAAGGTGCGATCCACGGTCTGAACTGGGCTGCAGCGCCCGGTGAACCGGGCACCGAGTTCGAAGCACGCATTTCGCGCCACGCCTCGTACGCTTCCGGCGGTGCGCCCGTGTTCACACATCCCGCCATCGCGATCGTTCTCGAATCCGAAACAGCGGGATTCGTCAGCGCCGAATGGGCGCCGTCCACTGCAGGAGGCCTGGCTTACACGTTTGCCGCGGTCACGAACGTCACCTTTGCAGAAGGTTTTACGACGAACACCTACTCCGCATCGAATGAGGACATCGCGAATCCGGAACGGGGTTTTTACATTCAGGCCGAAAATCACGCGAGCTCGCCCAGTTCGGTTCCGTCCAACCTTGCGTCGTATCGCATCAACGGCAGGAATTCGCCGGGCAACACCTACAACGCAAAGATCACGCTGCTCCTGCGGTTATTCTATCTCGACACCTTTGTGAACGCGCCAATCAGCTCGAACTACCTGGCGTTGATTCAGGCGGACTTCAATTCCATCCGTGCGCAGGGCGTGAAGGCAATCGTCCGCTTCGCCTACAACCAGGATCAAACACGCCCGTTCAACGAACCGAGCAAGGCACGAATTCTCGAGCACATCGCGCAACTGGCGCCCGTGTTGAAGAAGAACAGCGACGTCATTGCCGTGGTGCAGCAGGGATTCATTGCGGCGTGGGGCGAAGGTTATTTCACCGACGTCTTCTACACGAATGGCCAGGCTACCGCGCAAAACTGGAGGGACCGTTCCGAGGTGCTTGGGGCGCTGCTGGCGGCGGTGCCAGTCGAACGCGCCGTGCAGGCTCGCACGCCGCAAATGAAGCAGAAGTTTGTGCATGGCCCCACCGCGATCACGGGAGCCGCTGGATTGACCGCTCTCCAGGCTTTCAGCGGCAGCGACGCTTCGCGCATCGGATTTCACAACGATTGCTTCCTCGCCGATTCAACCGACGCCGGCACGTTTGCCGATTATGATGTCGGCAGTGGAACTTCGGGGCAGGATGTCATCAACCTTCGCAACTACACCGCCCAGGATTCGCGCTACACGCCTGTCGGTGGCGAAACCTGCATGCTGAACCCGCCGACCGACGATTGTGAATCCGCTGGCGGAAACGCCGATCCCGACATGGCGTTGTTTCACTACTCGTATTTGCACCAGGGCTACAATGCCAATGTGAACAACAAGTGGGTGCAGCACGGTTGTATCGATGACATCAAGCGGCGCCTGGGTTATCGCATCGAATTAATTTCGGGAATATTTCGCAACGAGGCGCAACCAGGGCAGGTGATGCCTTTGACCCTGACACTTCGCAACATCGGATTCGCGGCGCCCTACAATCCTCGCGGTCTCGAGTTGATCCTGCGCAACGCGCAAGGCGATCAGAAATATTTTGCCGCACTGTCTCGCAACGCCGACCCGCGCCGATGGCTTCCCGGGAGCAACCACGTGATACATGCGGAATTGGCATTGCCATCGGATATTCCCACGGGCGAATACGAGCTGCTGTTGAACCTGCCAGACCCCGCGCCGTCATTGTATGACTCGGTTCCCTATGCGATTCGGCTGGCGAACTCGAACGCGTTGTCCAGCGCAGGCGCAGTGCTGGGTTCGGTATGGGAACCTGCAACCGGCTATCATCGGCTGCACCATACAATCATCATCAATCACAGCGCTACCAACGCGGCACCCGCCGGATCAGAAGTGCCGGTGCTCGAGTTCTCTTCGATTGCGGAAACCTACGAGCGCTGGAACGCGCGGCATTTCCCTTCGAACCCCGTCAATGGCTTGCCTGAGGCAGACCCGGATCTTGACGGACGCGTGAACCTTTTGGAATACGCAGTCGGATTGAATCCCACCGTTGCCGAAAACACCGCTTACTTGAACTTCAGTTATACCAACGCGACGTTGATCCTTTCGGTATTCAAAGGACCGGGCGTGAAGGATGTCCAATACGAGGTGCAGAGTTCGCCTGTGCTGCAACCGCCGGCGTGGTCGGCAGACGCGGTCACCGTCCTCGAAAACGCGCCCACGTCACTGAGAGCCAGCTACACCAGTCCCGAAGCGACTGGATTTCTTCGCTTGAAACTGACGCTCCAATAG
- a CDS encoding sugar phosphate nucleotidyltransferase, with product MHKTLLVLAAGMGSRYGGLKQIDPVGPSGETIIDYSVHDAIRAGFDHLVFVIRRDIEAAFRERIGSRFEPFISVDYVYQELTSLPPGFTVPEGRQKPWGTGHAILMGADVIRGPFGVINADDFYGTESFRLLADHLNPSNPDYAMVAFVLRNTLSEFGSVARGVCQSAGGELQDVREVVGIEKDGNRARYRDASGGAQVLTGDELVSMNMWGFQSDLFCELREHFQKFLEEHGHEQKSEFYIPGLINSLVQNGRKRVKVLRTNAQWFGVTYREDRPHVEQGIRQLVRDGHYPERLWQ from the coding sequence ATGCATAAGACATTACTGGTGCTGGCCGCTGGAATGGGCAGCCGCTACGGCGGCCTCAAACAGATTGATCCAGTCGGGCCTTCGGGTGAAACGATCATCGATTACTCGGTGCACGACGCGATCCGCGCCGGGTTTGACCATCTCGTTTTTGTGATCCGCCGGGACATCGAAGCGGCGTTTCGGGAAAGGATCGGAAGCCGCTTTGAACCGTTTATTTCGGTCGATTACGTTTACCAGGAGCTGACCTCCCTTCCACCCGGCTTCACTGTCCCCGAGGGCCGGCAAAAGCCCTGGGGAACGGGACACGCCATTCTGATGGGCGCCGACGTCATCAGGGGGCCTTTTGGAGTGATCAACGCCGATGACTTTTACGGGACGGAATCGTTCCGCCTGCTCGCCGATCATTTGAATCCGTCCAATCCCGATTACGCCATGGTTGCATTTGTTCTGCGGAACACGTTGTCGGAATTTGGCAGTGTTGCACGCGGAGTCTGCCAATCGGCTGGCGGCGAGCTTCAGGATGTCCGGGAGGTGGTCGGCATTGAGAAGGATGGAAATCGCGCCCGGTATCGCGATGCCTCGGGCGGCGCGCAGGTGCTCACGGGTGACGAACTGGTTTCGATGAACATGTGGGGATTCCAGTCCGATTTGTTTTGCGAATTGCGCGAGCACTTCCAGAAGTTCCTTGAAGAGCACGGGCACGAACAAAAATCGGAATTCTACATTCCCGGCCTGATCAACAGCCTTGTCCAGAACGGACGCAAACGCGTGAAAGTCCTCCGGACCAATGCCCAATGGTTTGGCGTCACCTATCGCGAGGATCGCCCGCACGTCGAACAGGGAATCCGGCAACTGGTCCGGGACGGCCACTATCCGGAAAGGCTTTGGCAGTGA
- a CDS encoding NAD-dependent epimerase/dehydratase family protein produces MRVLVTGGSGFIGSHIVEHFQRRAEVRVLDNLRSGNRHNLAGLDHEFIEGSICDRNAVRAAMQQVDFVFHLAAMVSVPESMHKPIECNEINTTGTVIVLEEAERAKVRKLVLSSSAAIYGDNPVTPKLETMLPEPKSPYAITKLDGEFYCRMFTAEGRLATACLRYFNVFGPRQDPKSQYAAAVPIFIDRAVKNEPITIHGDGGQTRDFVYVKDVAAANAFFGTESQATGVFNVGYGERITINELAATICRVSGSHSKLEYTPERAGDVRHSLAAVDKLRDAGFKPSGNFQEGLDATVHFFRHRK; encoded by the coding sequence ATGAGAGTTCTCGTCACTGGCGGCTCGGGCTTTATCGGCAGCCATATCGTCGAGCATTTTCAGCGCAGGGCGGAGGTTCGCGTGCTCGACAACCTTCGATCCGGCAACCGGCACAATCTTGCGGGATTGGATCACGAGTTCATCGAAGGCTCGATCTGCGATCGCAACGCGGTGCGCGCTGCCATGCAGCAGGTGGATTTTGTTTTCCACCTGGCGGCGATGGTCAGCGTCCCGGAATCAATGCACAAGCCGATCGAGTGCAATGAAATCAACACGACTGGAACGGTGATTGTCCTGGAGGAGGCCGAGCGGGCGAAGGTCAGGAAGCTGGTGCTCAGCAGTTCGGCGGCGATCTACGGCGACAATCCGGTCACGCCGAAACTGGAAACGATGCTGCCGGAGCCGAAGAGCCCTTACGCAATAACGAAGCTCGATGGTGAATTCTATTGCCGCATGTTCACGGCTGAAGGCCGGCTCGCCACGGCGTGCCTGCGCTATTTCAATGTGTTTGGCCCCAGGCAGGATCCAAAAAGCCAATACGCGGCAGCGGTCCCGATCTTCATAGATCGCGCTGTAAAGAATGAGCCGATCACCATTCACGGCGATGGCGGGCAGACGCGGGATTTTGTCTATGTGAAGGACGTTGCTGCGGCCAATGCCTTTTTTGGAACGGAGTCGCAGGCGACGGGCGTGTTCAATGTCGGTTACGGCGAACGCATCACCATCAACGAGCTCGCCGCGACGATCTGCCGCGTGTCGGGCTCCCATTCGAAACTGGAGTACACGCCGGAGCGTGCTGGTGATGTCAGGCATTCGCTCGCCGCGGTCGACAAACTTCGCGACGCGGGGTTCAAGCCCTCAGGCAACTTTCAGGAGGGCCTCGATGCCACCGTCCATTTTTTTCGCCACCGCAAGTAG
- a CDS encoding aminoglycoside phosphotransferase family protein yields the protein MTANHDIRAVTAAFQIFGEFRSAEAYGSGHINDTYCVVFNVAGNPTRYIVQRINHRIFSNPPAVMENIQRVTAHLAAKLAGAPDSSRRVLTLIPARDGRVFNQDEHGNFWRAYLFIENARSYDAVNSPSQAYEAAKAYGQFQKLLADLPAPPLNNTIPDFHHTPKRFKALQAAIENDAANRAASAAAEIEFALNRAGIVGGLINAGLPERVTHNDTKFNNVMLDEETGEGICVVDLDTLMPGLALYDFGDMVRTTTSPAKEDELDLSRVTMQFPMYEALIRGYLESAGDFLTADEKRLLAFSGRLITFEIGIRFLTDYLAGDTYFKVHRNGHNLDRCRTQFKLVESIEQQEEQMNQLVEHLQ from the coding sequence GTGACTGCGAACCACGACATTCGGGCCGTGACAGCGGCGTTCCAGATTTTCGGCGAATTCCGGTCCGCGGAAGCCTACGGGAGCGGCCATATCAACGACACCTATTGCGTCGTTTTCAATGTGGCTGGCAATCCGACCCGCTACATCGTTCAACGCATCAATCATCGCATCTTCAGCAACCCACCCGCGGTGATGGAAAACATCCAGCGGGTGACGGCGCATCTTGCGGCGAAGCTTGCGGGCGCGCCCGATAGCAGCCGTCGTGTGCTGACGCTGATTCCCGCGCGTGACGGCCGCGTTTTCAATCAGGATGAACATGGGAATTTCTGGCGTGCGTATCTCTTCATCGAGAACGCGCGTTCCTACGATGCCGTGAATTCCCCAAGTCAGGCTTATGAAGCTGCAAAGGCGTACGGGCAGTTTCAAAAGCTGCTGGCTGATCTGCCCGCGCCGCCATTGAACAACACCATCCCGGATTTCCATCACACACCCAAGCGATTCAAAGCGCTTCAGGCGGCCATTGAAAACGATGCTGCGAACCGCGCCGCATCCGCAGCGGCGGAAATTGAATTCGCGTTGAACAGGGCTGGCATCGTTGGCGGCCTGATCAATGCAGGGCTGCCCGAGCGCGTGACGCACAATGACACCAAGTTCAACAACGTGATGCTCGACGAAGAAACTGGCGAAGGGATTTGCGTTGTTGATCTCGACACGCTCATGCCCGGCCTGGCGTTGTATGACTTTGGCGACATGGTCCGAACCACAACCAGCCCCGCGAAGGAAGACGAGCTGGATCTGTCGCGCGTCACCATGCAGTTTCCGATGTATGAAGCCCTCATCCGAGGATACCTCGAATCCGCAGGGGATTTTCTGACCGCCGACGAAAAGCGGCTGCTTGCGTTTTCAGGACGGTTGATCACGTTTGAAATCGGCATCCGCTTTCTGACGGATTATCTTGCAGGCGACACCTATTTCAAAGTGCATCGCAATGGACACAACCTGGATCGCTGCCGAACCCAGTTCAAGCTGGTCGAATCCATCGAGCAGCAGGAGGAGCAGATGAACCAACTCGTGGAGCACCTGCAATGA
- a CDS encoding DUF5009 domain-containing protein, which translates to MSSVVPLAPKQGSLAAAGTPALAAVRVGSLDAYRGAVMLLMMAEVLEFCSVSTNVPGNAFWRILCYHQSHVEWIGCSLHDLIQPSFTFLVGVALPFSLARRSHIGQPQWQRTAHACWRAVMLVFLGILLRSVGQPQTNWTFEDTLTQIGLGYPLLYLLGFQSRRVQWSSLAFVLIAYWLAFALYPVPQEDAGRPISGFSAHWAKNTNLAWAFDTWFLNLFPREQPFIANAGGYATLSFIPTLGTMIFGLLAGAVLRGARASGDKIRWLLVTGAATLLLGILLGATGICPVVKRIWTPSWTLFSGGWCLLILAALYYVIDVRGFRRWAFVLVVIGMNSIAAYVIAHLFPGFIVSTLVTHFGPQVFGVIGSAYEPLLRGSLVLLVLWLVLFWMYRRQLFLRV; encoded by the coding sequence ATGTCTTCCGTCGTCCCGCTTGCACCGAAACAGGGCAGCCTTGCCGCAGCGGGAACTCCAGCTTTGGCCGCAGTTCGTGTTGGGTCATTGGATGCCTATCGCGGAGCCGTGATGTTGCTGATGATGGCTGAGGTTCTGGAGTTCTGCAGCGTTTCGACAAATGTTCCTGGCAATGCGTTTTGGCGGATCCTCTGTTATCACCAATCGCACGTCGAATGGATCGGATGTTCATTGCACGATTTGATCCAGCCTTCATTCACCTTTTTGGTAGGAGTCGCGCTTCCTTTCTCGCTTGCCCGCCGCTCACACATCGGCCAGCCGCAATGGCAGCGAACGGCACATGCCTGCTGGCGGGCGGTGATGCTCGTCTTTCTGGGAATCCTCCTGAGGTCGGTTGGCCAGCCGCAAACGAATTGGACCTTTGAAGACACCCTGACGCAAATCGGCCTTGGCTATCCGCTGCTGTATTTGCTGGGGTTCCAATCGCGCCGCGTGCAATGGAGCTCACTGGCGTTTGTTCTAATCGCCTATTGGCTGGCCTTCGCCTTGTATCCCGTGCCACAGGAGGACGCAGGCAGGCCTATTTCTGGCTTCTCTGCCCATTGGGCAAAAAACACAAACCTCGCGTGGGCGTTCGACACATGGTTCCTGAACCTTTTTCCCAGGGAACAACCTTTTATCGCCAATGCGGGCGGTTACGCAACGCTCAGCTTCATTCCAACCTTGGGAACAATGATTTTCGGGTTGCTTGCAGGTGCGGTTCTGCGTGGTGCGCGGGCATCCGGGGATAAAATCCGATGGCTGCTTGTCACGGGCGCCGCAACCCTGCTGCTGGGAATCTTGCTCGGTGCGACGGGCATTTGCCCCGTGGTCAAGCGCATCTGGACGCCGAGCTGGACGCTCTTCAGCGGGGGTTGGTGCCTGCTGATTCTCGCGGCGCTGTATTATGTCATTGATGTTCGGGGATTTCGCCGCTGGGCGTTTGTTCTCGTCGTGATTGGAATGAATTCAATTGCGGCGTATGTCATAGCTCACCTCTTCCCCGGCTTCATTGTCTCGACGCTCGTCACGCATTTCGGTCCGCAGGTGTTTGGAGTGATCGGCAGCGCATACGAACCTCTCCTGCGCGGGAGCCTTGTTCTGCTCGTGTTATGGCTGGTGCTCTTTTGGATGTATCGCCGCCAGCTTTTCCTGCGCGTTTGA
- the nagB gene encoding glucosamine-6-phosphate deaminase — protein MEIIIQRDAAAATEVAARIVARCIRSKPNAVLGLATGSTPLLLYRALAEMKLDWRRVTTFNLDEYVGLAPDHSQSYHSFMWENLFQHVNISRRNVHIPDGQAADIPLFCADYERKIAKAGGIDLQVLGIGTDGHIGFNEPTSSLASRTRIKTLTRGTRRDNAKYFDGAENVPQHVITMGLGTIMEARQCLLLAFGARKARAVAAAVEGPLTALNPASILQMHVNAKLCVDSAAAGKLKRAEYYRWVYENKPEWQQV, from the coding sequence ATGGAAATCATCATTCAACGCGATGCGGCCGCCGCCACCGAAGTGGCTGCGCGGATCGTTGCGCGCTGCATTCGTTCGAAACCCAACGCCGTTTTGGGTTTGGCGACAGGAAGCACGCCATTGCTGCTCTATCGCGCCCTCGCCGAAATGAAGCTCGACTGGCGCAGGGTGACGACGTTCAACCTCGACGAATATGTCGGATTGGCTCCCGATCATTCCCAGTCCTATCACAGTTTCATGTGGGAAAACTTGTTTCAGCACGTGAATATTTCCCGCAGGAACGTGCACATCCCGGACGGCCAGGCTGCGGACATTCCGCTGTTTTGTGCCGATTATGAACGGAAGATTGCGAAGGCGGGAGGCATTGACCTTCAGGTGCTCGGGATTGGCACGGATGGCCACATCGGGTTCAACGAACCCACCTCGTCGCTGGCTTCACGCACGCGGATCAAAACGCTTACGCGTGGAACCCGCCGGGACAACGCGAAGTATTTCGATGGGGCGGAGAATGTTCCACAACACGTAATCACCATGGGGCTGGGAACAATCATGGAGGCGCGTCAATGCCTCCTGCTGGCGTTTGGCGCAAGGAAGGCGAGGGCCGTCGCCGCCGCGGTCGAAGGCCCGCTGACAGCGCTGAATCCCGCGTCCATTCTCCAGATGCACGTGAATGCGAAGTTGTGCGTGGATTCAGCGGCCGCAGGAAAACTCAAGCGGGCGGAATATTATCGCTGGGTTTATGAAAACAAGCCGGAGTGGCAGCAGGTTTAG